The Vulgatibacter sp. genome window below encodes:
- a CDS encoding calcium/sodium antiporter, translating into MSTLTLVLFLVGFVALIGGAELLVQGASRIAAAAGISPLVIGLTVVAFGTSAPELAVTTSSAWSGQAALALGNVVGSNVFNVLFILGLSALVTPLVVSAQLVRLDVPLMIGASILAWLFALDGTIGRWDGLVLFAGIVIYVVYLVRKSRAEERAAAAGRPAEEAPPRRGTRGLLVDLAFMAAGLGLLVLGSGWLVDGAVAIARSLGLSEVVIGLTLIAGGTSLPEVATSVLASIRGQRDIAVGNVVGSNLFNLLSVLGLGAVVSPAGLPVPESMIGFDLPVMLAVAVACLPIFFTDHLIARWEGALFLGYYAAYTLFLVLAATEHDALPLFNSVMLLFVLPLTAVTLVLLGIRAWRVQRGKPRPG; encoded by the coding sequence ATGAGCACGCTCACCCTCGTCCTCTTCCTCGTCGGCTTCGTCGCCCTGATCGGCGGTGCCGAGCTTCTCGTCCAGGGGGCCTCGCGGATCGCCGCTGCTGCGGGGATCTCGCCGCTGGTCATCGGTCTCACCGTGGTGGCCTTCGGCACCAGCGCACCGGAGCTGGCGGTGACCACGAGCTCGGCGTGGAGCGGCCAGGCGGCGCTCGCCCTGGGCAACGTGGTGGGGAGCAACGTCTTCAACGTACTCTTCATCCTCGGCCTCTCGGCGCTCGTCACGCCGCTGGTGGTCTCGGCGCAGCTCGTCCGCCTCGACGTGCCGCTGATGATCGGCGCCTCGATCCTCGCCTGGCTCTTCGCTCTCGACGGCACCATCGGCAGGTGGGACGGGCTCGTGCTCTTTGCCGGCATCGTGATCTACGTCGTCTACCTCGTGCGCAAGAGCCGCGCGGAGGAGCGGGCCGCCGCAGCGGGCAGGCCGGCGGAGGAGGCGCCGCCGCGCCGGGGGACGAGGGGACTCCTCGTCGACCTCGCCTTCATGGCGGCGGGGCTGGGGCTCCTCGTGCTCGGCTCCGGCTGGCTCGTCGACGGCGCCGTGGCGATCGCCCGGAGCCTCGGCCTGAGCGAGGTCGTGATCGGCCTCACCCTCATCGCCGGCGGCACCTCGCTACCGGAAGTGGCGACCTCCGTGCTCGCCAGCATCCGGGGCCAGCGCGACATCGCGGTGGGCAACGTGGTCGGCTCGAACCTCTTCAACCTGCTCTCGGTGCTGGGCCTCGGCGCCGTCGTCTCGCCGGCGGGCCTTCCGGTGCCCGAGTCGATGATCGGCTTCGATCTGCCGGTGATGCTGGCCGTGGCGGTGGCGTGCCTGCCGATCTTCTTCACCGATCACCTGATCGCACGGTGGGAAGGGGCGCTCTTTCTCGGCTATTACGCCGCCTACACGCTCTTCCTCGTCCTCGCCGCCACCGAGCACGACGCGCTTCCGCTCTTCAACAGCGTGATGCTGCTCTTCGTGCTGCCGCTCACCGCCGTGACCCTCGTGCTCCTCGGGATCCGGGCGTGGCGCGTGCAGCGGGGCAAGCCGCGCCCGGGCTAA
- a CDS encoding 5'-3' exonuclease H3TH domain-containing protein, producing MKIHLVDGTYELFRAFYGAPPATSPDGREVGAVRGLLRSLAALLAEPGVTHLACAFDTVIESFRNDLFAGYKTGEGIDPALWAQFPLAEAGCRAMGIATWSMLEFEADDALATAAARFAEDPAVEQVVIGSPDKDLAQCVRGDRVVLLDRRKGLVIDEAGVREKFGIGPASIPDYLALVGDTADGIPGIARWGAKSAAAVLAHYRHIEVIPDDAAAWEVPVRGAAALAASLREGREQALLYRTLATLRTDVPIDTSTLAWQGADGGAFAAFCASIGERQLPGRIRSR from the coding sequence ATGAAGATCCATCTCGTCGACGGTACCTACGAGCTCTTCCGGGCCTTCTACGGCGCACCGCCTGCCACCTCGCCGGACGGCAGGGAGGTGGGCGCCGTGCGTGGCCTGCTCCGCAGCCTCGCAGCGCTCCTCGCCGAGCCGGGTGTCACCCACCTCGCCTGCGCCTTCGACACGGTGATCGAGTCGTTCCGCAACGATCTCTTCGCCGGCTACAAGACCGGCGAGGGGATCGATCCCGCGCTCTGGGCGCAATTCCCCCTCGCCGAGGCGGGGTGCAGGGCGATGGGGATCGCCACCTGGTCGATGCTCGAATTCGAGGCGGACGACGCCCTCGCCACCGCGGCTGCGCGATTCGCCGAGGATCCCGCGGTGGAGCAGGTGGTGATCGGATCGCCGGACAAGGATCTCGCCCAATGCGTGCGCGGCGATCGCGTGGTGCTCCTCGATCGCCGCAAGGGCCTCGTGATCGACGAAGCCGGCGTGCGCGAGAAGTTCGGGATCGGCCCCGCCTCGATCCCCGACTACCTCGCGCTCGTCGGCGACACCGCGGACGGCATCCCGGGCATCGCGCGGTGGGGTGCGAAGTCGGCAGCGGCGGTCCTCGCCCACTACCGCCACATCGAGGTGATCCCCGACGACGCCGCAGCCTGGGAGGTACCGGTCCGCGGCGCCGCTGCGCTGGCTGCGAGCCTGCGCGAGGGCCGCGAGCAGGCGCTGCTCTACCGCACCCTGGCGACCCTTCGCACCGACGTGCCGATCGACACCAGCACCCTCGCCTGGCAGGGCGCGGACGGCGGCGCCTTCGCCGCCTTCTGCGCCTCGATCGGGGAGCGGCAGCTCCCCGGCCGGATCCGCTCCCGTTAG
- a CDS encoding competence protein CoiA — protein sequence MIGPRVEVERTRALSDAGELRCPCCDEPVVFRAGARVIAHFAHRAGAACALSDDPDYRPESELHLSTKLALYDWVRACFPEAEVMAEAPIPATGQRADLLAVIDGKPVAFEVQCSPLSGEAWRVRHAGYAKAGVRDVWILTGQAPRFVMIPGSERHGLPPSYRFQLRDLAATVLHDTGELLLSWPKVAARDRRREPLFAQLQKGAPASANEKGTGPFFAAISALSAYHARPAPPWRERPFRDSLVISGAYVAASQLAACSLDPAVGLFVGDRHEGQLRAALARDAEVEAVA from the coding sequence TTGATCGGGCCGCGGGTGGAGGTGGAGCGGACGCGGGCCCTGAGCGACGCGGGGGAGCTGCGCTGCCCGTGCTGCGACGAGCCGGTGGTCTTCCGGGCCGGGGCGCGGGTGATCGCCCATTTCGCCCACCGCGCCGGGGCGGCGTGCGCGCTCTCGGACGATCCCGACTACCGGCCGGAGAGCGAGCTCCATCTCTCCACCAAGCTCGCGCTCTACGACTGGGTCCGCGCCTGCTTTCCGGAAGCGGAGGTGATGGCCGAAGCGCCGATCCCGGCGACGGGGCAGCGGGCGGACCTGCTCGCGGTGATCGACGGGAAGCCCGTCGCCTTCGAGGTGCAGTGCTCGCCGCTCTCGGGCGAAGCCTGGCGGGTACGGCATGCGGGCTACGCGAAGGCAGGCGTACGCGACGTGTGGATCCTCACCGGCCAGGCGCCGCGCTTCGTGATGATCCCCGGCTCCGAGCGCCACGGGCTGCCGCCCTCCTATCGCTTCCAGCTCCGCGACCTCGCCGCCACCGTCCTCCACGACACCGGCGAGCTCCTTCTCTCGTGGCCGAAGGTCGCAGCCCGCGACCGGCGCAGGGAGCCGCTCTTCGCCCAGCTGCAGAAGGGCGCGCCGGCCTCCGCGAACGAGAAGGGCACCGGTCCCTTCTTCGCCGCGATCTCGGCTTTGTCCGCCTACCACGCGCGCCCTGCCCCGCCGTGGCGCGAGCGGCCCTTCCGCGACAGCCTGGTGATCAGCGGCGCGTACGTCGCCGCGTCGCAGCTCGCGGCATGCAGCCTCGATCCGGCAGTGGGGCTCTTCGTCGGCGATCGGCACGAGGGGCAGCTCCGCGCCGCGCTCGCACGGGACGCGGAGGTGGAAGCGGTGGCCTGA
- a CDS encoding cupin domain-containing protein: MSFTTDIQAATRENEDFRRVLFTTERTQLVVMSVLPGDDVGLETHDLDQVLVFVTGRGYSLLGGKRGEIGPGTVVVVPAGTEHNFVNTGNEPLKLYTVYAPPEHADGTVHRTKAEAEEAEAREHGHGAGAGEQAGHAFTVGSLRRR, from the coding sequence ATGAGCTTCACCACCGACATCCAGGCCGCGACCAGGGAGAACGAGGATTTTCGCCGGGTGCTCTTCACCACCGAGCGGACGCAGCTGGTGGTGATGAGCGTGCTGCCGGGGGACGACGTGGGGCTCGAGACCCACGATCTCGACCAGGTGCTGGTCTTCGTCACCGGGCGCGGCTACAGCCTGCTCGGCGGGAAACGCGGCGAGATCGGGCCGGGGACGGTGGTGGTCGTTCCCGCGGGAACCGAGCACAACTTCGTCAACACCGGCAACGAGCCCCTGAAGCTCTACACGGTCTACGCACCGCCCGAGCATGCCGACGGTACCGTGCACCGCACCAAGGCGGAGGCCGAGGAGGCAGAGGCCCGGGAGCACGGCCACGGGGCGGGGGCCGGGGAGCAGGCGGGGCACGCCTTCACCGTGGGCAGCCTGCGCCGCCGGTAG
- the mutH gene encoding DNA mismatch repair endonuclease MutH, with protein sequence MLRTPAPTTEAELLQNARALAGHPLGLVAERHGVPLADVRRAKGWIGQLLEVALGATASSKAAPDFELIGVELKSVPVDATGKPRETTFVCTAALEEMGEQRWEQSRVQKKLARVLWVPIESDPAIELPWRRVGMPLLWSPDEEEERLLKADWDEFAELVGRGHVEEITAHRGQVLQMRPKGANAAQVRWGVDADGAPVRVAPRGFYLRSTFVGGILRRAFVVAR encoded by the coding sequence ATGCTGCGCACCCCCGCCCCGACCACCGAAGCCGAGTTGCTCCAGAACGCCCGCGCCCTGGCAGGCCACCCGCTCGGGCTCGTCGCCGAACGGCACGGCGTCCCGCTCGCGGACGTGCGGCGGGCGAAGGGCTGGATCGGCCAGCTCCTCGAGGTGGCCCTCGGCGCCACCGCCTCCAGCAAGGCCGCGCCCGATTTCGAGCTCATCGGGGTCGAGCTGAAGAGCGTGCCCGTCGACGCCACCGGCAAGCCGCGGGAGACCACCTTCGTCTGCACCGCCGCCCTCGAGGAGATGGGCGAGCAGCGCTGGGAGCAGTCGCGGGTGCAGAAGAAGCTGGCCCGCGTGCTGTGGGTGCCGATCGAGTCCGATCCCGCGATCGAGCTCCCCTGGCGGCGGGTGGGGATGCCGCTGCTCTGGAGCCCCGACGAGGAGGAGGAGCGGCTGCTCAAGGCGGATTGGGACGAGTTCGCCGAGCTGGTGGGCCGCGGCCACGTGGAGGAGATCACCGCCCACCGGGGCCAGGTGCTCCAGATGCGGCCGAAGGGCGCCAACGCTGCACAGGTGCGTTGGGGTGTCGATGCGGACGGCGCACCGGTGCGGGTGGCGCCCCGTGGCTTCTACCTGCGCAGCACCTTCGTCGGGGGCATCCTGCGGCGGGCGTTCGTCGTCGCCCGCTGA
- a CDS encoding HAD-IG family 5'-nucleotidase: MTETLFVPPARRIYCNRTLNLRSIRAIGYDMDYTLVHYSVEAWERRAYEHLKARLLQRGWPVADLEFDPALVARGLVIDTERGNLVKANRFGFVKKAAHGTRVLGWEEQREAYTRTIVDLAERRWAFLNTLFSLSEACMYAQLVDLVDRREAPEVVGYHALYQLVRETLDETHMEGRLKEEILADPERYVILDEEAALALLDQHHAGKRLLLITNSEWSYTQRLMSYSFDRFLPGSMTWRDLFEIVIVGARKPHFFTTRNPLFEVVEEERGYLLPAVGPMRNGVAYLGGSARQVEQHLGLTGDEILYVGDHMFGDVRVTKDVLRWRTALVLRELEEELESVEAFRQDEEKLATLMNEKERIESEVAHLQLQAQRLERAYGPQPAASAESLAERMSVLRGELQHLDERIAPLAQAGSELMHGRWGLLLRAGNDKSHLARQVERYADIYTSRVSNLLFATPFLYLRSPRGSLPHDPGGVNVPSPP; this comes from the coding sequence ATGACCGAGACCCTCTTCGTGCCGCCGGCGCGGCGCATCTACTGCAACCGCACCCTGAACCTCCGCTCGATCCGGGCCATCGGCTACGACATGGACTACACGCTGGTGCACTACAGCGTGGAGGCCTGGGAGCGTAGGGCCTACGAGCACCTCAAGGCGCGCCTCCTCCAGCGGGGCTGGCCGGTGGCGGATCTCGAATTCGATCCGGCGCTGGTGGCGCGCGGCCTCGTCATCGACACGGAGCGCGGCAACCTCGTGAAGGCGAACCGCTTCGGCTTCGTGAAGAAGGCCGCCCACGGCACCCGCGTCCTCGGGTGGGAGGAGCAGCGCGAGGCCTATACACGTACGATCGTCGATCTCGCCGAGCGGCGCTGGGCCTTCTTGAACACGCTCTTCTCGCTCTCGGAGGCGTGCATGTACGCGCAGCTCGTCGACCTCGTGGATCGCCGCGAGGCGCCGGAGGTGGTGGGCTACCACGCGCTCTACCAGCTCGTGCGCGAGACCCTCGACGAGACGCACATGGAGGGAAGGCTGAAGGAGGAGATCCTCGCCGACCCGGAGCGCTACGTGATCCTCGACGAGGAGGCGGCGCTGGCGCTCCTCGATCAGCACCACGCCGGCAAGCGCCTCCTGCTCATCACCAACTCGGAGTGGAGCTACACGCAGCGCCTGATGAGCTATTCGTTCGATCGCTTCCTGCCCGGCTCGATGACCTGGCGCGACCTCTTCGAGATCGTGATCGTCGGGGCGCGCAAGCCGCATTTCTTCACCACCCGCAACCCGCTCTTCGAGGTGGTGGAGGAGGAGCGGGGCTACCTGCTCCCGGCGGTGGGGCCGATGCGCAACGGCGTCGCCTACCTCGGCGGCAGCGCGCGGCAGGTCGAGCAGCATCTCGGTCTCACCGGCGACGAGATCCTCTACGTCGGCGATCACATGTTCGGCGACGTGCGCGTGACCAAGGACGTCCTGCGCTGGCGCACCGCCCTCGTCCTGCGCGAGCTCGAGGAGGAGCTGGAATCGGTGGAGGCCTTCCGGCAGGACGAGGAGAAGCTCGCGACGCTGATGAACGAGAAGGAGCGGATCGAGTCGGAGGTCGCGCACCTGCAGCTGCAGGCGCAGCGGCTCGAGCGCGCGTATGGTCCGCAGCCTGCAGCCTCCGCCGAATCGCTCGCCGAGCGGATGAGCGTGCTTCGCGGCGAGCTGCAGCACCTGGACGAGCGGATCGCGCCGCTGGCGCAGGCGGGATCCGAGCTGATGCACGGCAGGTGGGGTCTGCTGCTGCGCGCCGGGAACGACAAGAGCCACCTCGCCCGGCAGGTGGAGCGCTACGCGGACATCTACACCTCGCGGGTCTCGAACCTGCTCTTCGCCACGCCCTTCCTCTACCTCCGCTCGCCGCGGGGGAGCCTGCCCCACGACCCCGGTGGCGTGAACGTGCCCTCGCCGCCGTGA
- a CDS encoding peptidylprolyl isomerase: MANPIAHFETSLGDFDAEIFLDKMPITAGNFIELAKSGFYDGLHFHRVISDFMVQFGCPHAKNPRDPRCGTGGPPKGNIPDEFRDDAKLSNEPLTLSMANTGEPNSGGSQFFINTDHNDYLDWFTPGPSKHPVFGKVVKGDDVIQKINTTRTDANDRPVTPVQVKKVTIEER; the protein is encoded by the coding sequence ATGGCCAACCCGATCGCCCATTTCGAGACCTCGCTCGGTGATTTCGACGCCGAGATCTTCCTCGACAAGATGCCGATCACCGCCGGCAACTTCATCGAGCTGGCGAAGAGCGGCTTCTACGACGGCCTGCACTTCCACCGCGTCATCTCGGACTTCATGGTGCAGTTCGGCTGCCCCCACGCGAAGAACCCGCGCGATCCGCGCTGCGGCACCGGTGGCCCGCCGAAGGGGAACATCCCCGACGAGTTCCGCGACGACGCCAAGCTCTCCAACGAGCCCCTCACCCTCTCGATGGCGAATACCGGCGAGCCCAACTCCGGCGGCTCCCAGTTCTTCATCAACACCGATCACAACGATTACCTCGACTGGTTCACCCCCGGTCCGTCGAAGCATCCGGTCTTCGGGAAGGTGGTCAAGGGCGACGACGTGATCCAGAAGATCAACACCACCCGCACCGACGCGAACGATCGCCCGGTCACGCCGGTGCAGGTGAAGAAGGTCACGATCGAGGAGCGCTGA
- a CDS encoding nitric-oxide reductase large subunit: MGHKKLWAALITVVVGSFAVLGWQGVELDRNLPPIPAQVRTPDGKVVADGASIRRGQNVWQSLGGQEIGSIWGHGAYVAPDWSADWLHREGVFVLDRWAEEEGAAKLAALPAERQAALRHRLERTMRTNTYDAATDTVTLDVARAAAFESNAAHYADVFARGRDAYAIPVNTLVDQARMRDMAAFFWWTSWVASTERPGDTVTYTNNWPHEPLVANRPTAGNVMWSLVSVVLLIAGIAALVAYYAKGHREEELQIPATDPLRGLRITPSQRATYKYFFTVAGLVLAQVGLGILTAHYGVEGSALFGFPLAEYLPYAVTRSWHTQLGIFWIATAWLATGLFVAPMVSGHEPKWQRAGVNFLWVCLVVIVVGSMAGQWLSAMQKLDGDVWYWLGHQGWEYVDIGRFWQIFLFVGLWVWLGLMVAALRPAFQRKSDETKPLLLLFTLSCVAIALFYGAGFMYGKGSHMATVEYWRWWVVHLWVEGFFEVFATVAIAFLFVRLGLLSAKRATPAVLFSTIIFLAGGILGTLHHLYFSGTPTAMLALGATFSALEIVPLTLVGFEVWQNLKFAKGTGWVAAYRWPILFFVAVAFWNLVGAGIFGFLINPPIALYYMQGLNLTPVHGHTALFGVYGMLGIGLMLFTLRALFPDVQWRERPLQLAFWGLNSGLVLMVVISMLPIGVLQTMAAMEHGTWWARSAEFMQTPLMQTLRWLRAPGDTVFAVGIGAIAWFVVGLKTGWSVEPIRPATAKRPVAEKQPAAVPSAARVHR; encoded by the coding sequence ATGGGACACAAGAAGCTCTGGGCGGCGCTGATCACCGTGGTGGTCGGGTCGTTCGCGGTTCTCGGCTGGCAGGGGGTCGAGCTCGACCGGAACCTGCCGCCGATTCCGGCGCAGGTCCGGACCCCGGACGGCAAGGTGGTGGCGGACGGCGCGTCGATTCGCCGCGGCCAGAACGTGTGGCAATCCCTCGGTGGCCAGGAGATCGGCTCGATCTGGGGCCACGGCGCCTACGTCGCACCGGATTGGAGCGCCGATTGGCTCCACCGCGAGGGCGTCTTCGTCCTCGATCGCTGGGCGGAGGAAGAGGGCGCTGCGAAGCTCGCCGCCCTCCCCGCCGAGCGGCAGGCGGCGCTCCGCCACCGGCTCGAGCGGACGATGCGCACCAACACGTACGACGCCGCCACCGACACGGTGACCCTCGACGTGGCCCGCGCTGCAGCCTTCGAGTCGAACGCGGCCCACTACGCCGACGTCTTCGCCAGGGGCCGCGACGCCTACGCCATCCCGGTGAACACGCTGGTCGACCAGGCCCGAATGCGGGACATGGCGGCGTTCTTCTGGTGGACGAGCTGGGTCGCCTCCACCGAGCGCCCCGGCGACACGGTGACCTACACCAACAACTGGCCCCACGAGCCCCTCGTCGCCAACCGGCCCACCGCCGGCAACGTGATGTGGAGCCTGGTCTCGGTGGTGCTGCTCATCGCCGGCATCGCGGCGCTCGTCGCCTATTACGCGAAGGGCCACCGCGAGGAAGAGCTGCAGATCCCCGCAACCGATCCCTTGCGCGGCCTGCGCATCACCCCGAGCCAGCGCGCCACCTACAAATATTTCTTCACCGTCGCCGGCCTCGTGCTCGCGCAGGTGGGCCTCGGCATCCTCACCGCCCACTACGGCGTCGAGGGCTCGGCGCTCTTCGGCTTTCCCCTCGCCGAGTACCTGCCCTACGCCGTGACCCGCTCCTGGCACACGCAGCTCGGCATCTTCTGGATCGCCACCGCGTGGCTCGCCACCGGTCTCTTCGTGGCGCCGATGGTGAGTGGCCACGAGCCGAAGTGGCAGCGCGCCGGCGTGAACTTCCTCTGGGTCTGCCTGGTGGTGATCGTGGTGGGCTCGATGGCCGGGCAGTGGCTCTCGGCGATGCAGAAGCTCGACGGCGACGTCTGGTACTGGCTCGGCCACCAGGGCTGGGAGTACGTGGACATCGGCCGCTTCTGGCAGATCTTCCTCTTCGTCGGGCTCTGGGTGTGGCTCGGCCTGATGGTGGCCGCGCTCCGCCCCGCTTTCCAGCGCAAGAGCGACGAGACCAAGCCGCTGCTGCTCCTCTTCACCCTCTCCTGCGTGGCGATCGCGCTCTTCTACGGCGCAGGCTTCATGTACGGGAAGGGCAGCCACATGGCGACGGTGGAATACTGGCGCTGGTGGGTGGTGCACCTCTGGGTGGAGGGCTTCTTCGAGGTCTTCGCCACCGTGGCGATCGCCTTCCTCTTCGTGCGCCTCGGCCTCCTCTCGGCGAAGCGCGCCACCCCGGCGGTGCTCTTCAGCACGATCATCTTCCTCGCCGGCGGCATCCTCGGCACCCTGCACCACCTCTACTTCTCGGGTACCCCCACGGCGATGCTCGCCCTCGGCGCCACCTTCTCCGCCCTCGAGATTGTACCGCTCACGCTGGTCGGCTTCGAGGTCTGGCAGAACCTCAAGTTCGCGAAGGGCACGGGCTGGGTCGCCGCCTACCGCTGGCCGATCCTCTTCTTCGTCGCGGTCGCCTTCTGGAACCTGGTGGGCGCGGGCATCTTCGGCTTCCTGATCAACCCGCCCATCGCGCTCTACTACATGCAGGGCCTCAACCTCACCCCGGTCCACGGCCACACCGCCCTCTTCGGCGTCTACGGCATGCTCGGGATCGGCCTGATGCTCTTCACCCTGCGCGCGCTCTTCCCCGACGTGCAGTGGCGCGAGCGCCCGCTCCAGCTCGCCTTCTGGGGCCTCAACAGCGGCCTGGTGCTGATGGTGGTGATCTCGATGCTGCCCATCGGCGTGCTGCAGACGATGGCCGCGATGGAGCACGGCACCTGGTGGGCCCGCTCGGCGGAGTTCATGCAGACGCCGCTGATGCAGACCCTGCGCTGGCTCCGCGCACCAGGCGACACCGTCTTCGCCGTGGGCATCGGCGCGATCGCCTGGTTCGTGGTCGGCCTGAAGACCGGCTGGTCGGTGGAGCCGATCCGTCCCGCAACGGCGAAGCGCCCGGTGGCGGAGAAGCAGCCCGCCGCGGTACCCAGCGCAGCGCGGGTCCATCGGTAG
- a CDS encoding DUF6789 family protein: MAAERASDAARGAAAGLLGTAALSATITAGRLTGAVPLSPPREISFRLQQHFPKAPHLAVWGLGHFAYGAFFGAAFAAGRPSLPAPAPLAGVLYGLGLWAASYVWLMPRLGLYPKPSWDKPSRRHTMIVGHALYGLVLGLLDARRR; the protein is encoded by the coding sequence GTGGCAGCAGAACGTGCCAGCGACGCGGCCCGGGGGGCGGCGGCAGGTCTCCTCGGGACCGCCGCGCTCTCGGCGACGATCACCGCCGGCCGCCTCACCGGCGCGGTGCCGCTCTCGCCGCCCCGGGAGATCTCGTTCCGGCTGCAGCAGCACTTTCCGAAGGCGCCGCATCTGGCAGTCTGGGGCCTCGGCCATTTCGCCTACGGCGCCTTCTTCGGCGCGGCCTTCGCCGCAGGCCGCCCCTCCCTGCCTGCGCCGGCGCCGCTCGCCGGCGTGCTCTACGGCCTGGGGCTCTGGGCAGCGAGCTACGTCTGGCTGATGCCGAGGCTCGGCCTCTACCCGAAGCCGAGCTGGGACAAGCCCTCCCGCCGCCACACGATGATCGTGGGCCACGCGCTCTACGGCCTGGTGCTCGGCCTGCTCGACGCCCGACGCCGGTGA